One genomic window of Arachis hypogaea cultivar Tifrunner chromosome 8, arahy.Tifrunner.gnm2.J5K5, whole genome shotgun sequence includes the following:
- the LOC112707215 gene encoding senescence-specific cysteine protease SAG39, with protein sequence MASFSQSLYVLALFAVLALWNSRVTMSRKLVELEAWSPERHEQWMVEHGKYYKDVAEKEKRYQIFKENVEFIESFNANNKNLTFKLGVNQFADQTFEEFKASSLNGKKGSLLGMEEIETPFRYENVTDIPETMDWRKRGAVTPIKDQKDCGSCWAFATVATVESIHQISTGKLESLSEQELVDCVRGKSGGCNGGFMEDAFKFIAKKGGIASEAKYPYKHVDRTCNSKKKEPVASIKGYEKVPKNNEKALLKAVVNQPVGVDIEAGQKAFQFYSGGVFAGKCGTKTDHDVAVVGYGSTEDGTKYWIVKNSWGKNWGENGYMRMKRDIKSNKGLCGLAMNPLYPVAFA encoded by the exons ATGGCTTCCTTTAGCCAAAGCCTTTATGTTTTAGCTTTGTTCGCCGTCCTTGCTTTATGGAACTCTCGGGTAACAATGTCTCGCAAGCTTGTTGAGCTGGAGGCATGGTCACCCGAGAGACACGAGCAATGGATGGTAGAACATGGGAAGTATTATAAAGATGTTGCTGAAAAAGAAAAACGTTACCAAATATTCAAAGAAAACGTTGAGTTCATTGAGTCATTCAATGCTAATAATAAGAACTTAACTTTCAAACTTGGTGTTAATCAATTTGCTGACCAAACCTTTGAAGAATTTAAGGCTTCATCACTTAATGGTAAAAAGGGGTCACTATTGGGGATGGAAGAAATTGAAACACCTTTTAGGTATGAAAATGTCACAGACATTCCTGAAACTATGGACTGGAGGAAAAGAGGTGCTGTTACTCCAATCAAGGACCAGAAAGATTGTG GTAGCTGTTGGGCTTTTGCAACCGTGGCTACAGTAGAAAGTATCCACCAAATTAGCACAGGAAAATTAGAATCCCTCTCAGAGCAAGAACTAGTAGATTGTGTTAGAGGAAAATCTGGTGGATGTAATGGTGGTTTCATGGAAGATGCCTTCAAATTCATAGCTAAAAAAGGAGGGATTGCAAGTGAAGCAAAATACCCTTACAAACATGTTGATAGGACTTGCAATTCTAAGAAGAAGGAACCTGTAGCCTCTATCAAGGGCTACGAAAAGGTTCCTAAAAACAATGAAAAGGCGCTCCTCAAAGCCGTCGTGAACCAACCGGTCGGAGTTGACATTGAAGCCGGCCAAAAGGCTTTCCAGTTCTACTCCGGTGGGGTTTTCGCCGGAAAATGTGGAACTAAGACCGACCATGATGTTGCCGTAGTTGGTTACGGTTCAACCGAAGATGGTACTAAGTATTGGATAGTAAAAAATTCATGGGGCAAAAATTGGGGCGAAAATGGTTACATGAGGATGAAGAGAGACATAAAATCTAACAAGGGTTTATGTGGTCTTGCTATGAATCCTCTTTATCCAGTTGCTTTTGCTTAA
- the LOC112707216 gene encoding chaperone protein dnaJ C76, chloroplastic produces MMAQLLSPVYAAEAFKIQNPSLNWWSSSRSSWRLLSNKVASSCNFVTPPLCGGDKRRGGGGGRVRVAAEDSVSRSESVADDYYAVLGLLPDATPSQIKKAYYDCMKSCHPDLSGNDPETTNFCMFINEVYAVLSDPVQRKVYDEIHGYSLTSMNPFVDDSSPKDHAFVDEFSCIGCKNCTNVAPDVFAIEEDFGRARVYSQCGNPELVQQAIDSCPVDCIHWTSAAQLSLLEDEMRRIERVNVALMLSGMGGASFDVFRMASSRWEKRQSKVLERAKMRMMKQQRSDRTDSYWENLWGNPEDYESSEEEAKERAKRAAAAARRWREYSRKGVDKPPTFKLPEASSGKDS; encoded by the exons ATGATGGCTCAGTTGCTCTCTCCAGTGTATGCTGCTGAGGCTTTCAAAATCCAGAATCCTTCACTGAATTGGTGGTCAAGTTCTAGAAGCTCATGGCGCTTGCTTTCTAACAAGGTTGCAAGTTCTTGTAACTTTGTAACCCCACCACTTTGTGGCGGTGACAAGAgaagaggtggtggtggtggcagaGTTAGAGTTGCTGCTGAGGACTCAGTTTCTCGGAGTGAGTCTGTTGCTGATGACTATTATGCAGTTTTGGGCCTG CTTCCAGATGCCACACCATCTCAGATCAAGAAGGCTTACTATGATTGCATGAAATCTTGCCACCCTGACTTGAGTGGCAATGATCCTGAGACTACGAATTTCTGCATGTTCATCAATGAAGTCTATGCA GTGCTCAGCGATCCCGTCCAGCGCAAGGTTTATGATGAAATTCATGGATATTCTTTGACTTCAATGAATCCTTTTGTGGATGATTCTAGCCCCAAGGATCATGCTTTTGTTGATGAATTCAGCTGCATAG GCTGCAAAAATTGTACCAATGTAGCCCCTGATGTGTTTGCAATAGAGGAAGACTTTGGAAGAGCTAGGGTATATAGCCAATGTGGGAACCCTGAATTAGTTCAGCAGGCGATTGACAGTTG CCCTGTAGACTGCATTCATTGGACATCTGCTGCACAACTATCATTACTTGAAGATGAAATGCGTCGAATAGAAAGAGTCAAC GTAGCCCTAATGCTTTCAGGAATGGGAGGAGCATCATTTGATGTTTTCAGAATG GCTAGTTCTCGATGGGAAAAGAGACAATCGAAAGTCTTG GAACGAGCAAAAATGAGAATGATGAAGCAGCAACGTTCTGATAGAACAGACTCATACTGGGAAAATCTTTGGGGAAACCCGGAAGACTATGAAAGTTCAG AAGAGGAAGCTAAAGAAAGAGCAAAAAGAGCTGCCGCGGCGGCACGAAGATGGAGGGAGTACTCTAGAAAAGGTGTTGATAAGCCTCCCACATTCAAACTTCCAGAGGCAAGTTCAGGGAAGGACAGTTGA